The proteins below come from a single Saimiri boliviensis isolate mSaiBol1 chromosome 16, mSaiBol1.pri, whole genome shotgun sequence genomic window:
- the GRK1 gene encoding rhodopsin kinase GRK1, translating into MDFGSLETVVANSAFIAARGSVDGSSSQSSRDKKYLAKLKLPPLSKCESLRASLSLEFESVCLEQPIGKKLFQQFLQSGEKHLPAVELWKDIEDYDTVDDDLRPQKAKTIVAQYLDPQAKLFCSFLDEGSVTKCKEGSVESQDRLFQPLLQATLAHLSQAPFQEYLDSLHFLRFLQWKWLEAQPMGEDWFLDFRVLGKGGFGEVSACQMKATGKLYACKKLNKKRLKKRKGYQGAMVEKKILMKVHNRFIVSLAYAFETKADLCLVMTIMNGGDLRYHVYNVNEENPGFPEPRAVFYTAQIVCGLEHLHQRRIVYRDLKPENVLLDNDGNVRISDLGLAVELLEGQSKTKGYAGTPGFMAPELLRGEEYDFSVDYFALGVTLYEMIAARGPFRARGEKVENKELKQRILEEPVKYPDKFSQASKDFCEALLEKDPEKRLGFQDETCDRLRAHPLFKDINWRQLEAGMLIPPFIPDPKTVYAKDIQDVGAFSTVKGVAFDKTDTEFFQEFATGNCPIPWQEEMIETGIFGELNVWRSDGQMPDDMKGISRDSSSSSKSGMCLVS; encoded by the exons ATGGATTTCGGGTCCCTGGAGACCGTGGTGGCCAACTCTGCGTTCATCGCCGCCCGAGGCAGCGTTGACGGGAGCAGCTCCCAGTCCTCTCGGGACAAGAAGTACCTGGCCAAGCTCAAGCTGCCCCCGCTGTCCAAGTGTGAGTCCCTCCGCGCCAGCCTCAGCCTGGAGTTCGAGAGCGTGTGCTTGGAGCAGCCCATCGGCAAGAAGCTCTTCCAGCAGTTCCTGCAGTCGGGGGAGAAGCACCTGCCGGCCGTGGAGCTCTGGAAGGACATCGAGGACTACGACACAGTGGACGATGACCTCCGGCCGCAGAAGGCCAAGACCATAGTGGCCCAGTACCTGGACCCCCAGGCCAAgctcttctgcagcttcctggaTGAGGGGTCGGTGACCAAGTGTAAGGAAGGGTCCGTGGAGAGCCAAGACAggctcttccagcctctgctgcAGGCCACCCTGGCACACCTGAGCCAGGCCCCCTTCCAGGAGTACCTGGACAGCCTGCACTTCCTGAGGTTCCTGCAGTGGAAGTGGCTGGAAGCCCAGCCCATGGGGGAGGACTGGTTCCTGGACTTCAGGGTCCTGGGGAAAGGGGGCTTCGGGGAGGTGTCGGCCTGCCAGATGAAGGCGACCGGCAAGCTGTATGCCTGCAAGAAGCTCAACAAGAAGCGGCTGAAGAAGAGGAAGGGCTACCAG GGTGCTATGGTGGAGAAGAAGATTCTGATGAAGGTACACAACAGGTTCATCGTGTCTCTGGCCTACGCGTTCGAAACCAAAGCCGACCTCTGTCTGGTGATGACCATCATGAACGGAGGCGACCTCAG GTACCACGTCTACAACGTGAACGAGGAAAACCCTGGCTTCCCTGAGCCCCGCGCCGTCTTCTACACGGCACAGATCGTCTGCGGCCTGGAGCACCTGCATCAGCGGAGGATCGTGTACCGCGACCTCAAGCCCGAGAACGTCCTGCTGGACAACGACG GCAATGTCCGGATCTCTGACCTTGGGCTGGCTGTGGAGCTGCTGGAGGGGCAGAGCAAGACCAAGGGCTACGCAGGGACCCCAG GTTTCATGGCCCCTGAGCTCCTGCGGGGTGAGGAGTATGACTTCTCCGTGGACTACTTTGCCCTGGGGGTCACCTTGTATGAGATGATTGCGGCCAGAGGACCCTTCCGAGCCCGTGGAGAGAAG GTGGAGAACAAGGAGCTGAAGCAGCGGATCCTTGAGGAACCTGTGAAGTACCCCGACAAGTTCAGCCAGGCCAGCAAGGACTTCTGCGAGGCGCTGCTAGAGAAGGACCCCGAGAAGCGCCTGGGGTTCCAGGACGAGACCTGCGACAGGCTCCGCGCCCACCCCCTCTTCAAGGACATTAACTGGAGGCAGCTGGAGGCCG GGATGCTGATACCCCCTTTCATACCAGACCCCAAAACCGTCTACGCAAAGGATATTCAGGATGTGGGTGCCTTTTCCACTGTCAAAGGTGTGGCCTTTGACAAAACAGACACAGAATTCTTTCAGGAATTCGCCACTGGCAACTGCCCCATCCCCTGGCAGGAGGAGATGATTGAGACGGGCATCTTCGGCGAGCTGAATGTGTGGCGCTCGGACGGCCAGATGCCCGACGACATGAAGGGCATCTCCAGGGACTCCAGCTCCTCGTCCAAGTCAGGGATGTGTCTGGTTTCCTAG